One window of the Pseudofrankia sp. DC12 genome contains the following:
- a CDS encoding ferredoxin reductase family protein — protein sequence MAWGLVVVSLWWTSTSGSSVHGGAAVLTSLGRVSGLLAAYLMLVELLLMARVPVLERAVGLDRLAAWHRGLGTNIVVLMVSHVLLIVWGYGLADHHQPVAELFTVITTYPEMWKATIGTLLFVAVAVASARRLRPRISYELWYLLHLTVYASVLLVYGHQTANGAEFVGHPVNRTLWQLMYVTVAACLVIWRLALPLGRVVRHGMRVERVVEETPGVVSVWIRGRHLDRLGVQPGQFLLWRFLAPGHWLTAHPYSLSARPRPDRLRITVKAAGDHSGAIARLRPGTFVAAEGPFGHFTADRATRGKALLIAGGSGIGPVRALAEDLAARGDDVIVVHRARDARELALWPELRRMAQERRLRVHGVVGSRRELGYDPLAADLVEASVPDVLARDVFICGPTGLTHGLVRSLRLLGLPDEQIHTEDFSLR from the coding sequence GTGGCCTGGGGCCTTGTCGTCGTGTCGCTGTGGTGGACGAGCACCTCGGGGAGCAGCGTCCACGGCGGCGCCGCCGTCCTGACCAGTCTGGGCCGGGTCAGTGGCCTGCTCGCCGCCTATCTGATGCTGGTCGAACTGCTGCTCATGGCGCGCGTACCAGTTCTGGAACGCGCCGTCGGGCTCGACCGGCTGGCTGCCTGGCACCGTGGCCTGGGGACGAACATCGTCGTTCTCATGGTCAGCCACGTTCTGCTGATCGTGTGGGGATACGGGCTGGCTGACCATCATCAGCCCGTCGCCGAGTTGTTCACGGTCATCACGACCTATCCGGAGATGTGGAAGGCCACGATCGGCACCCTGCTCTTCGTCGCCGTCGCGGTGGCCAGCGCCCGTCGCCTGCGCCCACGGATCTCCTACGAGCTCTGGTACCTGCTCCACCTGACCGTCTATGCGTCAGTCCTGCTGGTCTATGGCCACCAGACGGCGAACGGCGCGGAGTTCGTCGGCCATCCGGTGAACCGCACGTTGTGGCAGCTCATGTACGTGACCGTCGCCGCCTGCCTGGTGATCTGGCGGCTCGCCCTGCCGCTTGGCAGGGTCGTCCGTCACGGGATGCGGGTGGAGCGGGTGGTCGAGGAAACGCCCGGCGTCGTCTCGGTCTGGATCCGGGGCCGGCATCTGGACCGCCTGGGGGTCCAGCCGGGCCAGTTCCTACTCTGGCGGTTCCTCGCACCGGGCCACTGGCTGACGGCCCATCCGTACTCGCTGTCCGCCAGGCCGCGGCCGGATCGGCTGCGGATCACGGTCAAGGCCGCAGGTGACCATTCGGGCGCGATCGCGCGTCTTCGCCCCGGCACGTTCGTCGCCGCCGAGGGACCGTTCGGACACTTCACCGCCGACCGGGCAACTCGCGGCAAGGCACTCCTCATCGCCGGTGGCAGTGGGATCGGGCCGGTACGGGCGCTCGCCGAGGATCTCGCCGCTCGCGGCGACGACGTCATCGTCGTCCACCGGGCACGTGACGCACGGGAGCTGGCGCTGTGGCCGGAGCTCAGGCGGATGGCCCAGGAACGACGCCTGCGGGTACACGGCGTCGTCGGCTCCCGCAGGGAGCTCGGCTACGACCCGCTCGCCGCCGACCTGGTCGAGGCGTCGGTGCCCGACGTCCTCGCGCGGGACGTCTTTATCTGCGGCCCGACCGGCCTGACCCATGGACTGGTCCGTTCGCTCCGGCTCCTCGGCCTGCCGGACGAGCAGATCCACACCGAGGACTTCTCCCTTCGGTGA
- a CDS encoding FMN-binding protein yields MPGATTQAGQPASSDSPSPAAATTSPASASAASATPTAGSAAAATAGASSGTGSSGSTGTGTTGTRTVVGDVEDTRYGAVQVELVLSGRTITDVIALQVPNRERRDIEINDQAVPILRQEVLAAQSAKIDAVSGASFTSSGYAWSVQSAIDKAGL; encoded by the coding sequence ATGCCAGGCGCGACGACGCAGGCGGGACAACCGGCGTCGAGCGACAGTCCCAGTCCCGCCGCGGCCACCACGAGTCCGGCCTCCGCGTCGGCGGCCTCCGCGACGCCCACCGCCGGGTCGGCCGCGGCGGCCACCGCGGGCGCGTCGTCCGGCACGGGATCCTCGGGGTCGACCGGCACAGGGACGACCGGCACGCGGACGGTCGTCGGCGACGTCGAGGACACCCGCTACGGAGCGGTGCAGGTCGAGCTCGTGCTCTCTGGGCGGACCATCACCGACGTCATCGCCCTGCAGGTGCCGAACCGGGAAAGGCGCGACATCGAGATCAACGATCAGGCGGTGCCGATCCTGCGCCAGGAGGTGCTCGCCGCGCAGAGCGCCAAGATCGACGCTGTATCCGGTGCTTCCTTCACCAGCAGCGGATATGCGTGGTCCGTGCAGTCCGCTATCGACAAGGCCGGGCTCTAG
- a CDS encoding FAD:protein FMN transferase, with product MSGGPTAGPDGAERPGRVLAEPVMGTVVSIDIRFPAEPAPSGWASAPGREPAAVEAAIAAAVGALHRADEDFSTFKPTSWVSKLRRDEISLEDCPKQVGEVYRLAATCRDRTGGCFDPGWRADGTLDPTGLVKGWAADMASAALTAAGLTTHCVNAAGDLRVRGRPGPRRPWRVGIADPFHRGRFVAVVAGSELAIATSGTAEQGDHIVNPRTGASASGLASVTVVGPGLAEADAYATAAVAAGRDALGLLTDLARDGWEWLAVADSGELTCSAGFRRGADGLVVAGFAEAPPDSPVPAEANAHPILRPARVSLVPTTSPVATAIPTAAFVPRGG from the coding sequence GTGAGCGGCGGCCCGACGGCGGGGCCCGACGGCGCGGAGCGGCCGGGCCGGGTCCTGGCCGAGCCCGTGATGGGGACGGTCGTCAGCATCGACATCCGCTTCCCGGCCGAGCCGGCGCCCTCGGGCTGGGCCTCGGCACCCGGGCGGGAGCCCGCCGCCGTGGAGGCGGCCATCGCGGCTGCGGTCGGCGCGCTGCACCGGGCGGACGAGGACTTCAGCACCTTCAAGCCAACGTCGTGGGTGTCGAAGCTCCGCCGCGATGAGATCAGCCTCGAAGACTGCCCGAAGCAGGTCGGGGAGGTGTATCGGCTCGCCGCCACCTGCCGAGACCGGACCGGTGGCTGTTTCGACCCTGGGTGGCGCGCCGACGGCACGCTCGACCCGACCGGTCTGGTCAAGGGCTGGGCCGCGGACATGGCGTCGGCCGCGCTGACGGCCGCTGGACTGACGACCCACTGCGTCAACGCCGCGGGCGACCTCCGAGTCCGGGGAAGGCCAGGCCCGAGGAGGCCGTGGCGAGTCGGCATCGCGGATCCGTTCCACCGTGGGCGGTTCGTGGCCGTCGTAGCAGGATCGGAACTGGCCATCGCCACGTCCGGCACCGCGGAACAGGGAGATCACATCGTGAACCCGCGAACGGGCGCGTCTGCTTCGGGTCTCGCCTCGGTGACCGTCGTGGGGCCGGGTCTCGCTGAAGCCGACGCCTACGCCACGGCGGCCGTTGCCGCCGGGCGGGACGCGCTGGGCCTGCTCACGGACCTTGCCCGGGATGGATGGGAGTGGCTTGCCGTCGCGGACTCGGGGGAGCTGACCTGTTCGGCCGGTTTCCGGCGGGGTGCCGACGGCCTCGTCGTGGCGGGCTTCGCCGAGGCACCACCTGACAGCCCGGTCCCTGCCGAGGCCAACGCGCACCCGATCCTCCGACCCGCACGCGTTTCCCTGGTCCCGACCACGTCGCCCGTCGCGACCGCCATCCCCACGGCCGCGTTCGTCCCGCGCGGCGGATGA
- a CDS encoding response regulator transcription factor, whose protein sequence is MLVVDDEEAITDLVAMALRYEGFEVDTVQSGQAALTRVALTPPDLLVLDVMLADLDGFAVYERLRSAGHDVPTLFLTARDTTQDKVRGLTLGGDDYVTKPFAVSELVARVRAILRRTGTAAAGEDGPAPLRFADLDLDPRTREVRRAGRLVELTATEYRLLHYLMTNARTVLTRAQLLGHVWGHDFGGDGGVLETYISYLRRKTDNVEPPLIHTVRGVGYVLRLPR, encoded by the coding sequence GTGCTGGTCGTCGACGACGAGGAGGCAATCACCGATCTTGTCGCGATGGCCCTTCGGTATGAGGGATTCGAGGTCGACACCGTGCAGTCAGGTCAGGCCGCGTTGACCAGGGTCGCGCTCACCCCGCCGGATCTTCTGGTCCTGGACGTCATGCTCGCCGACCTTGACGGCTTTGCCGTCTATGAGCGGCTGCGCAGCGCTGGACATGACGTTCCGACGCTGTTCCTGACCGCTCGCGACACCACTCAGGACAAGGTTCGTGGTCTGACGCTCGGTGGCGACGACTACGTGACCAAGCCATTCGCCGTGTCCGAGCTGGTCGCACGGGTCCGCGCGATCCTTCGGCGCACCGGAACCGCGGCAGCCGGCGAGGACGGTCCGGCTCCGCTGCGTTTCGCCGACCTCGATCTCGACCCACGAACGCGCGAGGTCCGCCGGGCGGGGCGGCTCGTCGAGCTGACCGCCACCGAGTACCGCCTGCTCCACTACCTGATGACCAATGCCCGCACCGTGCTTACCCGGGCCCAGCTACTCGGCCACGTCTGGGGCCACGACTTCGGCGGCGACGGCGGTGTCCTCGAGACCTACATCAGCTATCTGCGCCGCAAGACCGACAACGTCGAGCCGCCGTTGATCCACACTGTGCGCGGGGTCGGCTACGTGCTTCGCCTGCCCCGCTGA
- a CDS encoding HAMP domain-containing sensor histidine kinase, translating to MSLRARLLLALVGLLAVGLSLGAVGTHDALRSYLMSRLDQQVRDAHPVMEQTLLRGTPYGDNDDLGHGGGPDGRSDGDEQNPRFGSSYLVGTYGALYDSAGHRLLESSPGPGGERTPTERPAITTRQLATAEVHPKLATVPLWSVPAAGNRDARFRVLAERFTSGDVLVVAVPFTELDATLDRVARIEIIGSSVVMAVLAALAYVIIRLGLRPLTRIEQTADEIAWGDLTRRVTDTNRRTEVGRLGRAFNAMLSQIEAAFRAREASEQRLRRFVADASHELRTPLTSIRGYAEMFHRGAADRPDDLAMAMRRIEDESARMSNLVDDLLLLARLDQEPAAEREPVDIAAMVRDVVTDARAVAPNRPVAADVPPFLEIMGDQSRLRQAVGNLVRNALVYTPADTPVSIEITTVEPAQQRARTASADQTADLGKVVIAVIDHGPGILPEATDHIFERFYRADEGRSRDAGGSGLGLSIVAAVAAAHGGSVAHEPTPGGGATFRLTIPRG from the coding sequence GTGTCGCTGCGTGCACGCCTCCTCCTGGCCCTGGTCGGGCTACTCGCGGTAGGCCTGTCCTTAGGAGCCGTCGGCACGCACGACGCGCTGCGGTCCTACCTGATGAGCCGGTTGGACCAGCAGGTGCGCGACGCCCATCCGGTGATGGAACAGACGCTGCTGCGCGGCACGCCCTACGGTGACAATGATGATCTCGGCCACGGCGGGGGCCCGGACGGCCGGTCGGACGGTGACGAACAGAACCCGCGGTTCGGTAGCTCCTACCTGGTGGGGACCTACGGTGCGCTGTATGACAGCGCCGGACACCGGCTGCTGGAATCCAGCCCCGGCCCGGGCGGTGAACGCACGCCGACCGAGCGGCCGGCCATCACGACACGCCAGCTTGCCACTGCCGAGGTCCACCCGAAGCTGGCGACCGTTCCGCTGTGGAGCGTTCCGGCGGCCGGCAACCGCGACGCCCGCTTCCGGGTGCTGGCCGAACGTTTCACCAGCGGCGACGTGCTCGTGGTCGCGGTCCCGTTCACGGAGCTGGACGCGACGCTGGATCGCGTCGCGAGAATCGAGATCATCGGGAGCTCCGTCGTGATGGCGGTGCTGGCGGCACTCGCCTACGTCATCATCAGGCTGGGCCTGCGCCCGCTGACCCGTATCGAGCAGACGGCGGACGAGATCGCCTGGGGCGACCTGACGAGGCGGGTCACCGACACCAACCGGCGCACGGAGGTCGGCCGGCTGGGCCGCGCCTTCAACGCCATGCTCAGCCAGATCGAGGCCGCCTTCCGGGCACGGGAGGCCTCCGAGCAGCGCCTGCGCCGCTTCGTCGCGGACGCCAGCCATGAGCTGCGCACCCCGTTGACCTCGATCCGCGGCTACGCCGAGATGTTCCACCGTGGCGCCGCCGACCGGCCCGACGACCTGGCGATGGCGATGCGCCGCATCGAGGACGAGTCCGCGCGCATGTCGAACCTGGTCGACGACCTGCTGTTGCTGGCGCGGCTGGACCAGGAGCCCGCGGCCGAACGGGAGCCCGTCGACATCGCGGCGATGGTCCGTGATGTCGTCACCGACGCCCGGGCGGTCGCCCCGAACCGCCCTGTCGCGGCGGACGTGCCACCGTTCCTCGAGATCATGGGCGATCAGAGCCGGCTGCGCCAGGCAGTCGGCAACCTCGTACGCAACGCGCTCGTGTACACCCCGGCTGACACGCCAGTCTCTATCGAGATCACCACGGTCGAACCCGCCCAGCAACGTGCGAGAACCGCCTCGGCGGACCAGACCGCCGACCTCGGCAAGGTCGTCATCGCGGTCATCGACCATGGCCCCGGGATCCTGCCGGAGGCCACGGACCACATTTTCGAGCGCTTCTACCGCGCCGACGAGGGCCGATCCCGCGATGCCGGTGGCTCCGGTCTGGGCCTGTCCATCGTCGCCGCCGTCGCCGCCGCCCACGGCGGCAGCGTGGCCCACGAGCCCACGCCCGGCGGCGGCGCCACCTTCCGCCTGACCATCCCGCGCGGCTGA
- a CDS encoding TetR/AcrR family transcriptional regulator, with the protein MSVPYELAGRRQQKARTRDALVSATRRLLADGVTPTVEEAAAAAGISRTTAYRYFPNQRALLLGAHPEIQHESLLPDDAPTDPLARLDQVIQAHLRITLDWEPQLRTALRLSLEPATDAPPPLLRQGRAIGWIEHALAPLASTHPDLDLHRLAVAIRAAAGVEALIWLTDIAGLTRNQAADTLQWSARALLQAALTGNPPPS; encoded by the coding sequence ATGTCGGTTCCCTACGAGCTAGCGGGACGCAGACAGCAGAAGGCACGCACCCGCGACGCGTTGGTGTCAGCCACCCGCCGGCTGTTGGCGGACGGGGTGACTCCGACCGTGGAGGAAGCCGCGGCCGCGGCCGGGATCTCCCGGACCACCGCCTACCGCTATTTCCCCAACCAACGGGCCCTGCTGCTCGGGGCGCACCCTGAGATCCAGCACGAGTCCCTGCTGCCCGACGACGCGCCCACCGATCCGCTGGCCCGGCTGGACCAGGTGATACAGGCCCACCTACGCATCACCCTCGACTGGGAACCACAGCTACGCACGGCACTGCGGCTGTCCCTGGAGCCCGCCACCGACGCACCGCCACCGCTGCTACGCCAAGGCCGTGCTATCGGCTGGATCGAGCACGCCCTGGCTCCGCTGGCGTCTACCCACCCGGATCTCGACCTGCACCGGCTGGCGGTAGCGATCCGCGCCGCCGCCGGCGTCGAAGCGCTGATCTGGCTCACCGACATCGCCGGCCTGACCCGGAACCAGGCCGCCGACACCCTCCAGTGGTCCGCCCGCGCCCTCCTACAGGCCGCCCTCACCGGAAATCCGCCACCCTCATAG
- a CDS encoding protein kinase — protein sequence MTVDRGRVAKALPGYVLGEQLGTGAFGQVLAGTHRQMGRPVAIKVMEAKGTVAAEAQVLARLDHPHVVRSTTMSRTTAGAWS from the coding sequence GTGACTGTCGACCGGGGGCGGGTAGCGAAAGCCCTACCTGGATATGTTCTGGGTGAACAGCTCGGGACAGGGGCGTTCGGGCAGGTGCTGGCGGGAACGCACCGCCAGATGGGCCGGCCCGTGGCCATCAAGGTGATGGAGGCCAAGGGCACGGTCGCCGCCGAGGCACAGGTGCTGGCCAGGCTGGACCATCCGCACGTCGTGCGGTCTACGACTATGTCGAGGACCACAGCCGGTGCCTGGTCGTGA
- a CDS encoding nuclear transport factor 2 family protein, with protein sequence MCAQRALVAAFTDLDVDALVALRTDDAWVRMPPLPSKYRGRTAIRQFFSAVRARLRRIDHLAPVRANGQPAWGEYLRDPVTGRLHLAGILVIDIAGDLVREITRFETAIAPYLGLPRALG encoded by the coding sequence TTGTGCGCCCAGCGGGCACTCGTCGCCGCATTCACCGACCTGGACGTCGACGCGCTCGTGGCGCTCAGGACGGACGACGCCTGGGTCCGGATGCCCCCGCTGCCGTCCAAGTACCGCGGCCGCACGGCCATCCGCCAGTTCTTCAGCGCCGTCCGCGCGCGGCTGCGGCGGATCGACCACCTGGCACCGGTTCGTGCGAACGGGCAGCCCGCCTGGGGCGAGTACCTCCGCGACCCGGTCACCGGCCGCCTCCACCTCGCCGGGATCCTCGTGATCGATATCGCCGGCGACCTGGTCCGTGAGATCACCCGGTTCGAGACGGCGATCGCCCCTTACCTCGGCCTCCCCCGAGCCCTTGGTTGA
- a CDS encoding serine/threonine-protein kinase — protein sequence MAELPAGVKTLDEGDPRVLGPYQVVGRLGDGGMGSVYLARRDGTGPFVAIKVIRADLARIPEFRERFLREANAAQRVAHAATAPVVDVDTAGSQPYLVTEYIEGPTLDARVRERGPLSPAEIEWLATAVATALRAIHAAGLVHRDLKPSNILLSPFGARVIDFGISRAMDSTTMLTEGTIGTPAFMAPEQALSLPVSEAADIHAWGAVLAFAAAGRPPFAGDSLPGVMLSVAYDPPDLNNLPDALRPLVTRAMAKDPADRPSAAELFDLLHRARPSSATAAPAAPAAPAPAAVAGPRQKPPAGRDASEVHTTRAPAVPQRARTPSVSGASSGDVVASDEQAPPPPTLLLGRRRRKRSTVALAAALVVVAVAAVTAVVLTNVLGTGSGAAGAASVAQDPSPSAAPTFALPTGAGRALVGPTDKVQSVAFSADGHTLAAASTDHRIYLWDVTRPAAPTLLGQPLTGPGDWVSSVAFSPDGHTLAAGSDDRKVYLWDVTRPAAPTPVGQPLAEPGDWVRTVAFSPDGHTLAAGSGDGKVYLWNVTTAGATLLGQPLSGYGNSVRSLAFSPNGHLLAVGGYHRDIQLWDVTQPGSPAPLGQRLAGPGGYVMSVAFSADSRTLAAGADSGGLGLWDVTQPTAPVQLGPPAGAGGAVLAVAFSPDRSTLASAGDDKVIHLWNVSQPSEPTAVGQPLTGPGGAVNALSFSPRSGTLAAGSADHLAYVW from the coding sequence GTGGCTGAGCTGCCGGCGGGGGTGAAGACCCTCGATGAGGGCGATCCGCGTGTGCTCGGTCCGTACCAGGTAGTCGGGCGGCTCGGCGACGGTGGGATGGGAAGCGTCTACCTGGCCCGCCGCGACGGCACCGGGCCGTTCGTCGCGATCAAGGTGATTCGCGCCGACCTGGCCCGCATCCCGGAGTTCCGGGAACGGTTCCTGCGTGAGGCGAACGCCGCGCAGCGGGTCGCCCATGCGGCGACCGCCCCGGTCGTCGACGTGGACACCGCGGGCAGCCAGCCGTACCTCGTCACCGAGTACATCGAGGGGCCCACGCTCGACGCGCGTGTCCGCGAGCGGGGCCCGCTGTCTCCGGCCGAGATCGAGTGGCTCGCCACCGCGGTCGCCACCGCGCTGCGCGCGATCCATGCCGCCGGGCTCGTCCACCGCGACCTCAAGCCGTCCAACATCCTGCTTTCGCCGTTCGGGGCCAGGGTCATCGACTTCGGCATCTCGCGGGCGATGGACTCCACCACCATGCTGACCGAGGGGACCATCGGCACGCCCGCCTTCATGGCCCCTGAACAGGCGCTGAGCCTCCCGGTCTCCGAGGCGGCCGACATCCACGCCTGGGGCGCCGTGCTGGCGTTCGCCGCCGCCGGCCGCCCGCCGTTCGCCGGCGACTCGCTGCCTGGCGTCATGCTCAGCGTCGCCTACGACCCGCCCGACCTGAACAACCTCCCCGACGCGCTGCGGCCCCTGGTCACGCGCGCCATGGCCAAGGACCCGGCCGACCGGCCCTCCGCCGCCGAGCTGTTCGATCTCCTCCATCGCGCCCGGCCGTCCTCGGCCACGGCGGCGCCCGCGGCGCCCGCGGCGCCCGCGCCCGCCGCCGTGGCCGGCCCTCGTCAGAAGCCTCCTGCCGGCCGCGACGCCAGCGAGGTCCACACGACCAGGGCCCCTGCCGTGCCCCAGCGCGCCCGGACGCCGTCCGTCAGCGGCGCCTCGTCCGGCGACGTTGTCGCGTCGGACGAGCAGGCACCGCCACCCCCGACACTCCTCCTGGGCCGGCGGCGCCGGAAGCGGTCCACCGTCGCGCTGGCCGCGGCGCTGGTGGTCGTGGCCGTCGCCGCGGTGACTGCCGTCGTCCTGACCAACGTTTTGGGCACCGGCTCGGGCGCTGCCGGCGCCGCGAGCGTCGCCCAGGACCCGAGCCCGTCGGCCGCACCCACGTTCGCGCTGCCCACCGGCGCGGGCCGGGCACTGGTCGGCCCCACCGACAAGGTGCAGTCCGTGGCGTTCTCCGCGGACGGGCACACGCTCGCCGCGGCCAGCACCGACCACAGGATCTACCTGTGGGACGTCACCCGGCCGGCCGCCCCCACCCTGCTGGGCCAGCCGCTGACCGGCCCCGGCGACTGGGTGTCGTCGGTGGCGTTCTCCCCGGACGGGCACACGCTCGCCGCCGGCAGCGACGACCGCAAGGTCTACCTGTGGGACGTCACCCGGCCGGCGGCCCCCACCCCAGTGGGCCAGCCGCTGGCCGAACCCGGCGACTGGGTTCGTACGGTGGCGTTCTCCCCGGACGGGCACACGCTGGCCGCCGGCAGCGGCGACGGCAAGGTCTACCTCTGGAACGTCACCACGGCGGGCGCGACGCTCCTCGGCCAGCCCCTCAGCGGTTACGGCAACTCGGTGCGGTCGCTGGCCTTCTCCCCGAACGGCCACCTTCTCGCGGTCGGCGGCTACCACCGTGACATCCAGCTCTGGGACGTCACCCAGCCGGGCAGCCCCGCGCCGCTTGGCCAGCGGCTCGCCGGACCAGGCGGCTACGTGATGTCGGTCGCGTTCTCCGCGGACAGCCGCACGCTCGCCGCCGGCGCGGACAGCGGCGGGCTTGGCCTGTGGGACGTCACCCAGCCCACTGCTCCCGTCCAGCTCGGGCCGCCGGCCGGCGCCGGCGGCGCGGTGCTGGCGGTCGCGTTCTCCCCGGACCGCAGCACACTGGCTTCGGCGGGGGACGACAAGGTCATCCACCTGTGGAACGTCAGCCAGCCCAGCGAACCCACCGCGGTCGGCCAGCCCCTGACCGGGCCTGGTGGAGCCGTGAACGCGCTGTCCTTCTCTCCGCGCAGCGGCACCCTCGCCGCGGGCAGCGCCGACCACCTCGCCTACGTCTGGTAA
- a CDS encoding TylF/MycF family methyltransferase: MAVAARGDDDVTLARPLTAHGAGNEDYLDLMKRILLNTIYQDPPVSREGASFDGDQRAAGLDWPTLAHTMVGRARLDNVQDCAATAIVEDIPGDLVETGVWRGGTAIFMRAVLRAYGVTDRLVWACDSFEGMPVSGPDSHPSDQAARLHLANAVLAIPLEQVRANFGVYGLLDDQVRFLKGWFRDTLPTAPIERIAVLRLDGDLYESTMDALHNLYPKVSPGGFVIIDDYQIPACREAVHDYRAAHGVTAPLTRIDQWAVFWRLPGPALVERNDGGRR, encoded by the coding sequence GTGGCCGTGGCCGCGAGAGGGGACGACGACGTGACCTTGGCCAGGCCGCTGACCGCGCACGGGGCCGGGAACGAGGACTACCTCGACCTGATGAAGAGGATCCTCTTGAACACGATCTACCAGGACCCGCCCGTCTCCCGAGAGGGGGCGTCGTTCGACGGCGACCAGCGGGCCGCCGGCCTGGACTGGCCGACCCTCGCGCACACGATGGTGGGCCGCGCCCGGCTGGACAACGTCCAGGACTGCGCCGCCACGGCGATCGTCGAGGACATTCCCGGCGACCTGGTCGAGACGGGGGTCTGGCGCGGCGGGACGGCGATCTTCATGCGCGCGGTCCTGCGGGCCTACGGCGTGACCGACCGGCTGGTGTGGGCGTGCGACTCGTTCGAGGGGATGCCGGTCAGCGGGCCGGACAGCCACCCCAGCGACCAGGCGGCCCGGCTGCACCTGGCCAACGCCGTGCTGGCCATCCCGCTTGAGCAGGTGCGGGCCAACTTCGGCGTCTACGGGCTGCTCGACGACCAGGTCCGGTTCCTGAAGGGATGGTTCCGCGACACCCTGCCCACCGCGCCGATCGAGCGGATCGCGGTGCTCAGGCTCGACGGTGACCTGTACGAGTCGACCATGGACGCGCTGCACAACCTGTATCCGAAGGTCTCGCCGGGCGGCTTCGTGATCATCGATGACTACCAGATCCCGGCGTGCCGGGAGGCGGTCCACGACTACCGCGCCGCCCACGGCGTCACCGCGCCCCTGACGCGGATCGACCAGTGGGCCGTCTTCTGGCGCCTCCCGGGACCGGCCCTCGTGGAGCGGAATGACGGCGGGCGTCGGTAG